GAAGGGTTTTCTCAGTATGCTAAACACTGAATTGATGAGTAGTATTTGGATTTGGTACGGtgccatgaaaatttttgaactaTATATTCCTAAATTATATCTAAAACtatcaaacttttttttattactacCTTCCAAGCTCAACAAAGTAAATCcattccatatatatacacgccatgattatatatttaaacattaaatcatAAATGTTAATATACTTACAGTATGGATTATAACGTATGTATTATCGCTCTGGCGTACCTCAACTCAAAGTGCGGTACAGCACAAGCAATTGTACCCAAAAGCAGCCAAACCTAAGCCCAATCTTCAAAGTCCAGACCAGAGCTTGGGTTGACTCCAGAAACTACCTCCACTCTCTTCTTTACTCAACCGCCAATCCCCTCCTACTCCTTCCTCCTCCTACCTTGTTTTAAGAAGGGAGCAACTTCTAGTTGAGAACTAAAACCGACGGGGAAATGATGGATGCAGATAAGGCATTGGAGTTAGTAAAGAGCGGAGCTACGCTTCTCCTCCTTGACGTCCCTCAATACACTCTTATCGGCATCGACACTCAGGTACTCCTCCGCCCCCTTCCCTAtctctcttttgtttctcaaattatattttattccacctttttcttttcttttcttgttatttGCAGGTCTTTTCTGTGGGGCCTGCTTTTAAAGGCATTAAAATGATTCCGCCGGGTGTTCATTTCGTCTTTTACAGCTCTTCCACCAGGttagtttcaaaattatcagccaaaagCTTAGCACTGTGTCAACtgaatttagtcatttatgtgGGTGTTGGATCTTGTGTGCTTAATGAATGGAGCAAGTTACTTTATGATGGTTTTGATATGTAAAGAGGAAGCCTATCATACTGCCTTTGAAAATATGAGGCAGTGGAGAATGCTCCTGGCAAGAGGAGGATGAGTAGAGATACAactctaaaatcacatttttactttattttaaaagtaaaattagcaatGGTGTAAAATTATCCTTATAGCCAATCACATGTAACTGAAAAGAAGAGAATTTATTGTTATCGTGCTTGGTAATTACTTGATGGGATCGTAGGCCATCATCACCTAACAGAAGATGCAGTTCAGATTAGCATAACATGTTATCTCTGAAAAAAATCCCATTTTTCATTATTTccttatatattttcatttggagATCTATATCATTGGCTTTTATTGGTTAACATGCAGGGATGGCAAAGAGTTTTCACCAATTACTGGCTTCTTTATCGATGCTGGATACTCTCAGGTGTGAAGGTCTTCAAACATGTTTGTAGAAAATTTTGGTAGTAGAAAAGGGAAATACAGTTTTCTTGTTGCTATTAAATAAAGTTGAGGAAGGAAAACAGacttttatgtatatatatacaatatacaTGTAATGCTATTCTGTCAATTGATTCTCATATTTATTGTATGCTGCtgtatttgtttttctaatgATGGTGTTTTTGAGCACTTATATTATCTAAACTAGATTAGTTGATGTATAGCCATTGTTATGCATCTTCTTTGCTGAGTAAAAATATGGACTGGCTAGAGTTCTAATTTAGCCATTTGCTTGTTCCTCAGTGATAAGTTAGAATCTTTCAAGATCATTAACTCAAGTGAACACAAAGTTCCTTGTTAATTTATCTCAGATTGGGAGCTTGACATAACTTGTAAGAATATATCCTACCATTGGCAGGTGGTTGTTCGTATGTGGGATCAACAAGAGGAACGCTTAATTAAAGTACCAGAAGAAGAGGTCTGTATTCATGTTAATTGTGCTTCTTATATTCTTTTCGATGATTCATTTAGATATCGATTCGTACTAGATTGGTAATGGAAGTATTCTGTAATATGGGATTCAAGCCCCAAAAGTGGGGTTGTTATCTTGTCCATTAGTTTTTTGTCCATTACTTTCCAATACAttaatcatcattatttttgtGTAGACCCACTTATGAAGTGTGCAGGTCATACTTATAAATGGCAGGTAAACTTGTATTGGATGGTAATGGATAGGAAAATAATGGAGTGGAGCTTGACCCCTAAAAGTGAAAGGCAATGCTTATTATTTTGGAAGATTTGAATTGAGCTATTTTTTTGCTAATGTTATGAGCAacactttttttaaataatgcgTTTAATTAGTTCGTACTTCATTTCTGTTTCTAGGAAGAGAGATACAGGCAAGCAGTTAGAAGTTTTGAATTTGACAAGCATCTGGGCCCCTATGATCTAAGCCTTTATGCAGATTGGAAGAGATTGTCTAATTACATTACAAAAAGCACTATTGAACGATTAGGTTTGCTCTTTTTTTAGATACAGCATTTTGATCTCCATGTGTATGGCACTGTTTTTATGATGTGTGTACTTTTGCTTATGTATGGATGCTCATGCTTTTAATTCCTCACCTGGGCTTTCTTACATTtctgttttatcatttttcttggttttaacAAGGGAATGCAGGGCGTATAGTGAGCTTAAATTGGAAAGTGTGGACTAGGTAGACAGCTCATTTACAACACAATTTTGAATGTCAATTTGtacttcattcattttttagCAATGTAAAAAAAACTTCTTAGAGTTCCATTAACAGTTTTTAATAGAATAACATTCTTATGGCTCCTTAAGCAATGGCTCCTTAAAGGACATTCTTATggttaatgaaattttttgactAGGTTTCATTGAAATGGATTCTTGTGGCTACCTAAGATTCCAGTGTTCTGGGGTATCTCATGTGTTCCATGTTGCATTGTTGATGTTTAGTAATATGACAACTTTGGTGGGCTTAGATATGTAATATTCTCTCCAATTAGAGTCTGCTTAGCATGATCTAACATGATACATCCAATGTGCAGAACCCATTGGAGGAGAAATTAcggttacatatgaacatgggATGCTGAAGAATACTTGTAAGAGTGCTATGGAGAGAGTTTTAGATGAGCAGTTGAGGAATAGTAAATTCTCTTCACCTGCTGAGAAACATCCTAAAAGAGGATGCTATTATACACCAATACCCCGTATCATAAAGCGCAAAGGAATTGAAAGTGAACAACTTACTTCTTTGAATCTTGACAAGGCAAGTGTTGCTAAGTCATGGTGTTGAgtgtaattaaatttgaatagttTCTAAATGGCATTTTCTCGTTTCACTGTAATTTTTTTGCTTCCCTATGCAGACCGAACTATTAGAGACCTTACTGGTGAAGGATTATGGTGGCTCTGAAGAGTCGCTTCTTGGGGAGCTACAATTTGCATTTATAGCTTTTTTGGTATGAACAGAATAACATACATTTTCCCCTAAAGTTGGATTCTGTTTGAATTTCACAACATGCGATTATCCTGCAGATGGGCCAATCACTTGAAGCATTCATGCAATGGAAATCTTTGGTTAGCCTTCTGTTAGGCTGTACTGAGGCTGTAAgtatttattttccaattttatatTCACATCATATTGGGCCCTTGATGAATGGTTGACATGTATTTGTTGGTCTGTCATATCACCTAAAAGGGGTAGGGCAAATAGTGTGGATGTTGTTAATTGCTTCTTTgagtttcatttttcttgtctATATTATATGACATCTCCATCCATCAGACTCTATTATCATTATTGATTTCTGGTGATGGTTTTCTTGTCTCTTTATTAGGCAGAAGTATTTTGATGCTTTTTTGATGTGCTAGAATCACTCTTCTTGTCAAAGCACTGTTTGCAAACTTGAAGAGTTGAATGCTTGATAGTGACAAAGAGACTTAAAGCATGTTTGGATAATATTAAGGCTATTATCCTTACTCTGGTGTCGTCCAATGCTTATAATTTCTTCAATTTACCCTCTGCAAATGACCTGGCTTAAAATGGATGCCACTATACCTTCCACTGTTGCATTGGGATCAGTAAAATATGAGATATTGTGGAATATGAAGAAGAAGCCACTTGTTCTCTATTACAATGTATTGgttctttaatatttaaggaTAAGTTAATTGATCCTCCATCAGCAATAGTGAGCGAAGATATACCAAATAAGAAGGAAACTCACTACTGGTTCTTCTTAGTTAGTCATCCTAATTGATTGAACTTTTAGCATCCTGAATAGACCGCCAATGCATGATGAGGATTGGAGTTAAACCACACTCTTGAACGATCAACACCTTCATCTGGAGCTGCAACAACTTGAACattaatttatatgaatatggatgcttgattttggaaaattttattggtAAGAGATCCTAGGTCTGACCTTGGATGCACAAAAACCATGCTACGCACCGAACATTCTGTCTGCTGCATAAATGTTTTATTAGTTCCATTTTTCAAAAGGCTTACATTTCCTCCCTTCATGTATATTCAACTGTTTGGCTTGTTTTCATTGTTAAATTACTTAATGCTAGTATATAGCAAAtggatttgttatttttatctggCCTTGACTTTTCCGTTGTATATATTTTGCAGCCTTTTCAAACAAGGAGTCAGTTGTTCACAAAGGTAATTTTCTGAATTTATCGTTTCTTTGTCTGGGATCcttttttgggtaaatttgCCGTAACTATATAATTCTGCACATTATGGTAAGAGCTGTATGCCTAGATCAAAAAATATTTGCTATTCCATTCAAGTTTATGCATACTGAATTGGAGCtatcttttttctctcttagtTTCAGCATATGCTGTCTGTCAACAACACATGATGCCTTTTTTCCTGTCTTGATGTTTATA
The Gossypium raimondii isolate GPD5lz chromosome 8, ASM2569854v1, whole genome shotgun sequence DNA segment above includes these coding regions:
- the LOC105790556 gene encoding uncharacterized protein LOC105790556, producing MMDADKALELVKSGATLLLLDVPQYTLIGIDTQVFSVGPAFKGIKMIPPGVHFVFYSSSTRDGKEFSPITGFFIDAGYSQVVVRMWDQQEERLIKVPEEEEERYRQAVRSFEFDKHLGPYDLSLYADWKRLSNYITKSTIERLEPIGGEITVTYEHGMLKNTCKSAMERVLDEQLRNSKFSSPAEKHPKRGCYYTPIPRIIKRKGIESEQLTSLNLDKTELLETLLVKDYGGSEESLLGELQFAFIAFLMGQSLEAFMQWKSLVSLLLGCTEAPFQTRSQLFTKFIKVIYYQLKYGLQKDRSVGEAGTSALLDDSWFSSDSFLHCFCKDFFSLVQDASVVDGDLLSWTRKLKELLENSLGWEFQQKSAVDGIYFEENDEYAPVVEMLDEPSGSEPTTS